The DNA region AATAGAACAATGCTATattgtcaaaatttttaagGCTATCAAACGAAGGGCTCTTCCTAATATCTCATGTTCCTTCTGTATATTCTTGATTAATATAATCTACAGCTGTGGCTAGATTCCTTTTTCAAATTATGCGAAGTACTACATTCCCCCCCCACCTTGCTGAAATTCCTTTAGTTGGTGTTTCTTAAAGCAGCATCCAGCTATCAAATTCGTGAAGCTTCTTATTTCTCTTGACAAATGGAAGAGTACAATTTGCAGGTAAGCATCATACTTTAATTCGTAGGTGAATGTGTAAATTGTGGGTCCAGTATGAATACATATGAACGAATCATGCTTCTATTATTTTGGTCTTTGGAGCATTAATCGAGAAATTATCATTACTTTGAAGCATCGTGATAAATGTGGGATGGTGCTCATTCTCACATTTTCCCATCAACATTGATGGCGGCCCGTTCACAGCAATCCTTAACTCACCTATTGCTATCACGTGTAGACGGTCAATTCGTTAAGATATGTCCCAAGATCGATTGTTTGCGTTTCAATTTTGCAACTCTGAATACTTCTAACTCTAATCTCAGTATAACTATAAACCAACTAATTTAGAGTTCAGACTTCATTGCTGCCAGAGGCCGTAATCATAGCACGTCCGCGGCACTTAAAAAATCACATTAGCTTGCCGGGTTAATTGTCAACCAGCTATGGACATTTAATTATGGGTTCATGCCTACCACCAAAATAAGCAGAGCAGAAGGACTGACCTTCCCCTTTGAATATCTTGATGCAAGGCCTCTATCTCGGCCTTCATTGCCGCCTCTTGCTCCGAGTCGGCCCTGGCTCTTGCGATTTCAGCATCAGCAGCCTGCCACTCTTCCTCGAGCCCTTCCCTCTCGGCGGCAAGCTTCTGTACATCCGCCCGCACCTGAGCCAGCTCCTTCGCCATTGTGTTGATCACACGGACCTCTGCTTCCAGCTTCAACGACCTCTCATGCACCTCCCTCACCTCAGCGTCCCTTTCAGCCTTCACGTCGCCCGCAGCCGCCATCAGCAGCCGCAGCTCCTGCTGCGCGATGGAGAAGTCCTGCTTGAGCGCCACGTGCGTGGCCGCAAGCCGTTGATTGTCAACGAGGAGGGACTGGATCTCCCGGTGCTGAGCGGCGATGCGGTCCTCGAGGGCGGCCACATGGAGGGACCTACTAGTGGCTGGGGCGTGGCGGGGGAGTAGGCGGGGGTCTTCCATCGGATGCCGGAGCCTTACACCACTCGACAGTGGTGGAGGGTAGTCGCGGCCGGCCATGGCTGGTGGATGTTGTACTGTTATTTGGGaattgggattttttttttatatcgatgatcttcttattcttttatgggttaatataaaaaaaaaagcgagcaaactttttatatgttaataattttaatatatttttttcttaaactaaaaatacataaatttttgatttgataataattttagcacgacgtcaaatttttcattaatttagaTCACAGAGGGTGCTGACGATCCCAATCGAAGGAGGACACCGACAATTGGGATGTGATGGGCGAGGTTGTAACTCCATTGTTGAAATTGggagaattttcaatttgaggGTTCTCCAAAATCTAAGGTGTGAGAGCCTCGATTTAGATCACCATTCCCGATTGGAGTCACTGGCATCCTTCCTCAATTGGGGTTGTCGGCGCTTTTTGTGGCCTCGATTCCGTctaaattgacaaaaaaattgacgacgtgctaaaattattatcaaattcaAAGTTTATGCattaaattgaggaaaaaaattcgtgataaaagttgaaatgtaatttttttattattattattaacccTTCTTTTATTGTGTCTGCTCTTTTTCACCTTTGCCGGAGCAGATGATGAGTGGCTGAGTcagtttgatatttttttctttcttttcaattttcatatatatttcctttttcacaTGCCTGCACGCCTTCCAATTAAAATTGTAAATCATTAGTCATCAAATCAAATGATTTCAAATCAAATCCAGATTcataaaatgaatgaatatttcggaaaaggggggaaaatTCTATATAAGATATGCTCTCATAAATCAATACTAAGAGTATTTTCTCATGAATAATTCAATTGTTAGTTAAATTATCAAGTTATCACCGTgaaatttatacttttttagGAGGGATCTAGATTTATGATCCATTTAGATTTTAATGAGAGATTCAACatcctaaattttttttttatgttgtaacgggaaaaatgaaaataaaaatcatgttAACTTCGTTGTTCAACTTGATAAATTTCTTCCCTATGCCTGCCTATAGAGGAACATCCCTCGGAGTTCCAAAATAACTAGCAAGATTAACTCATATATCATATCACAAGCGGTAATTATTTCTTAACTTTTAATTTGAACAGTGGAAACATCGCATCGTGTTGTTAATTGAATTACGTGAACATTTTTCATACAATCTCTGAGTATTACAATTACAAACTCAATTTTACTCATTGAAGTAATAATAAGATCATCTAATGACATGATGACTCATATATTAACAACAGATGTATTTCGGATTGCAAAAATGACAAAACTAGCAAGGCccagaaagaaaacaatgccCGGCCCATTTGGTCCACGGAGATTTTCTTCTTCactatatatgtgtgtatatatatatatatatatatatatatgcgccgCGGGAACCTTTTGAGTTTTGGGCGGGACCTCGGGCTGGTTCAGTTCACTTCTTCACCGTCTCAAATCCAAAATCAAATGTCCCAACAAATTTCCCTCTTCCGCTCCCAAATCACGAACAGAAGGTTCAACTTCACTTCACTTCACTTCAATCTGATCGGATCTCCCTCTCCGTCTCCCCTCATCCATTTACAATACATATATCAAAAgctttcatcatcatcatcatcatcatcaatatatcatcatatatttttattttgtttctcttCCAGGTTCGATGGTGGAACTCTTGGAATTCTCGAGATGCTGCTGATCTCTAAGGATGTGAGGTCCTCCATTGAAGTACGGTCCAGCCTTAAACAGTTCATGCGAACTGAGTCCCTCTGCGTGCTCCGGGAAATTGCTCATACGACCCTCGAGCAAAAGCTCTCTGTTCTGGACTTCTTTGTCAAGGCATTTGCTCTCATTGGCGATTTCGAGGCTCGTTTTCTCAACCCTTCCTGCCTGTTGTTATAGATTAGAGATTTTGGATGATCTGCTCGACGGCGAATTGCTTTACTCACTATTTGCAatttctccaaaaaaaaaaaaatcacgaaGATGTTGAGATCACAATTTTCTGCTCTCCTGGtctcatatatttattatgtttTTGTGATTTTGTCAGAGTTGCTTGGCTCTGAGATACGAGGCACTCTTGTTGCGTGATTTCAAGTCCGCAA from Punica granatum isolate Tunisia-2019 chromosome 3, ASM765513v2, whole genome shotgun sequence includes:
- the LOC116199201 gene encoding protein FLC EXPRESSOR: MAGRDYPPPLSSGVRLRHPMEDPRLLPRHAPATSRSLHVAALEDRIAAQHREIQSLLVDNQRLAATHVALKQDFSIAQQELRLLMAAAGDVKAERDAEVREVHERSLKLEAEVRVINTMAKELAQVRADVQKLAAEREGLEEEWQAADAEIARARADSEQEAAMKAEIEALHQDIQRGRTAIELEKKTHHSNLEHSTVMERNMNALAREIEKLRSELTNAEKRARASAAVGAAANAGPGCGLNYGNPEVGFGGSPFPDPYTMHQVQSSVSGASPYAVGAKPHRPYRHTRDCKFLLKTSGEESVD